In bacterium, the genomic window GCGTAGGCTGGTTCGTATTGCGCCTGCGGGTGGAGGTCATCGCGGCGTAGTCGGCGAAGCCGTGGAAGAGGAGCCCCGTCACGAGGATCCAGCGGGACGTCCACCGCTGCGGGTCCCGCTCCTCGGCGCGTCGTAGCCCAGCGAGCAGACCGCCCGAGGCTTTCGTGAGCGCTTTGCGGTGGCGCTCCACGATCGAGAAGCGGGGATGGCCCACGAGTTGTCCGAGCAACTTGAGATAGGCGACGCCGTCGCGGTGCTCCAATAGCTCGGCCCAAGGAAGAACGAGGGTCGAAATCTCATCGCGCAGCGAGGGACGACCGCGCTCGGACAATTCAGCAGCGAGTTCGAGCCGGCGCCCATCCGTGACCTGCTCGTAGTCGTCCAGGATCGCCTCGATCAACCCGTCCTTGCCCCCGAAGTGGTACTGGATGGCTGAGGCGTTGCTTGCGCCCGCGGCCTCGGTGATCGCGACGAGACTCACGCCGTCGATCCCTTGTGCAGCGAACGCGGCGATCGCGGCGCGCATGAGGCGCGCTCGGGTCGCCAGAGCGTCTGACCGGGTCTTGATTGGGCGAGGATTGCGAGGCATCTCCTAAATAATGCACTACATTATTTAGAATATCAAGGGATGCAGCCGCTGGAATTGCGCGGTTGGGGACGTAGGAAGCTCGCATCTCGCGGGCGCTTGCCGCTTCGCGCGGCTGTCCGGCCGCAATCCTGACCGGGGGCTGTTGAGCTTCCGGTCAGCTATCCGCGCGGTGTCGCAGCCTTGCGCATCTCGGCGACTTTAGGCGCGGCGTCCATGGCTTTGTAGTGTGGATCGAGTGGGTAGCAGCCCGAGATCA contains:
- a CDS encoding TetR/AcrR family transcriptional regulator, which produces MRAAIAAFAAQGIDGVSLVAITEAAGASNASAIQYHFGGKDGLIEAILDDYEQVTDGRRLELAAELSERGRPSLRDEISTLVLPWAELLEHRDGVAYLKLLGQLVGHPRFSIVERHRKALTKASGGLLAGLRRAEERDPQRWTSRWILVTGLLFHGFADYAAMTSTRRRNTNQPTLDAFVQELIDAITAVIARR